In Chryseobacterium lactis, a single genomic region encodes these proteins:
- a CDS encoding JAB domain-containing protein: protein MKTNTQVAELLVSYSNNISFEQKISNSADIYDIVMNLWNLSTIQVQEEVKVILLNDALMVLGFYSLSKGGISSSIVDIRLVLSVALKAIATGIILVHNHPTGNLKPSKADLDITKKLKSACDVMGINLLDHLIISKERYFSFADEGLL from the coding sequence ATGAAAACAAATACACAAGTTGCAGAATTACTTGTTTCTTATTCCAACAATATAAGTTTTGAACAAAAAATAAGTAATAGTGCAGACATTTATGATATTGTTATGAATCTCTGGAATCTCAGTACCATTCAGGTACAGGAAGAGGTAAAAGTAATACTTCTTAATGATGCTCTTATGGTGCTAGGATTTTACTCTCTATCAAAGGGAGGTATTTCATCTAGTATAGTTGATATTAGGTTGGTCTTATCAGTTGCTTTAAAGGCTATAGCAACAGGAATTATTTTAGTACATAACCATCCTACTGGAAACCTTAAACCAAGCAAAGCAGATTTAGATATTACTAAAAAATTAAAGTCTGCGTGTGATGTTATGGGAATAAACCTTTTAGACCATCTAATTATTTCAAAGGAAAGATATTTTAGTTTTGCTGATGAGGGGTTGTTGTAG
- a CDS encoding DEAD/DEAH box helicase, producing the protein MELPNIHFEDFPIEFKQINPEDFPNFHTTEKIIISPDSNGYIKTPLTSHIKLHDKNTVVINAGVGQGKTTAIIDIVKQYYDSTDYIVFLASPFVSLVEQYHKDILQKEIPERDVFRYEVLGNEEPTDFWHKRIHIVTANCLLGNPGEDAFINSSAKRYYLNRLVKYCEKHGKKVIFIYDEIHDAIHNFKEKYIFNLWKWRNVILKNYIISATYNEASKVVIEYLAELTDDKIQIIESERIRFSEKQSELFLHYNNEQYYTYDDKTITDLVKELIYLGKDIDILSYSKTLADNIIKNRDSGIGKELYSKYDKINNCTSELVLNQRNDRATPQNRYNSSMCNVGTNFKTGVSIKKENHAYVIILPPKGAKMPFKNNYGIFSGGINSIIQALARQRVKGEIHLILPKPKDFDFESLHFEEVEKTEEFKEFYTSVMDIQEVEYKVKYLTLSSQNELLSAFYEKEIKENIKQEIDFVKTLDRSNKARLDFPEYSLFKLDEGEAVLAKKYDFFGNDLSSYITYCAITNQFINCKLVSNNRMSTLIFKYGEIQKGLKEYCNNYYFKDDRRMPIYYFYNDAQFYNIFRDDLFNNFQLIFQTSSGQKLPLKKNGTASHNKQFELQLLSLVQHFGYPNNPVNKYKYFKDGELHDGLYDRSQYFLEGLAHAERINIDDVQDNPLATRRLKAFKFLSFLRQQIISSQQTITTAQQGTFQFVLNKPDADFIPQDRIEEFREMLKHFLEEDEILAKYDFKTRIVKKEENKQIESLYCIMIEDLFKTESYREAFGERRNGKKILHIKPIPSYGVVDYVSLPDYDYESLPEGFFEVNALSEEEVKNITEQIRRN; encoded by the coding sequence ATGGAGCTACCAAATATACATTTTGAAGACTTCCCTATTGAGTTTAAACAAATCAATCCTGAAGACTTCCCCAACTTCCATACTACTGAAAAGATTATTATTTCTCCTGATAGTAATGGATATATTAAAACCCCTTTAACTAGTCACATTAAGCTACATGACAAGAATACTGTAGTTATTAATGCAGGTGTAGGACAAGGTAAGACTACAGCAATAATTGATATTGTAAAGCAATACTATGACAGCACTGATTATATTGTTTTCTTAGCATCTCCTTTTGTAAGCCTTGTAGAGCAATATCATAAAGACATATTACAAAAAGAAATTCCTGAAAGAGATGTATTCAGATATGAGGTTTTGGGAAATGAAGAACCCACAGACTTCTGGCATAAGAGAATTCATATAGTTACAGCAAATTGTCTTTTAGGAAACCCTGGTGAAGATGCTTTTATAAACTCCAGTGCTAAAAGGTATTATCTCAACAGGCTTGTGAAATACTGTGAAAAACATGGAAAGAAAGTAATCTTTATCTATGATGAAATACATGATGCTATTCATAATTTTAAAGAAAAATATATATTCAATCTCTGGAAGTGGAGAAATGTAATCCTGAAAAACTATATCATCAGTGCTACATATAATGAAGCTTCAAAAGTTGTTATTGAGTACCTTGCTGAGTTGACTGATGATAAAATACAAATTATAGAATCTGAAAGGATAAGGTTCTCTGAAAAACAGAGTGAACTATTTTTACACTATAATAATGAACAGTACTATACTTATGATGATAAGACCATTACTGACCTAGTAAAAGAACTTATATATTTGGGTAAGGATATTGACATCCTGTCTTACTCAAAGACACTAGCAGATAATATTATTAAAAATAGAGATTCAGGGATTGGAAAGGAATTATATTCGAAATATGATAAAATCAATAATTGTACTTCTGAACTAGTTCTAAACCAAAGAAATGATAGAGCTACACCCCAAAACAGATACAATTCAAGTATGTGCAATGTTGGCACTAATTTTAAAACTGGTGTAAGCATTAAAAAGGAGAATCATGCTTATGTTATTATCCTACCCCCTAAAGGAGCCAAAATGCCTTTTAAAAATAATTATGGAATATTCTCTGGAGGTATAAACTCCATTATTCAGGCACTAGCAAGACAAAGAGTGAAAGGAGAAATACATCTCATTCTCCCAAAACCAAAAGATTTTGATTTTGAATCTCTCCACTTTGAGGAAGTAGAAAAGACAGAAGAATTCAAAGAATTTTACACTTCTGTAATGGATATTCAGGAAGTAGAATATAAAGTAAAATATCTCACCCTATCATCACAAAATGAGCTACTTAGTGCATTCTATGAAAAAGAAATCAAAGAGAATATTAAACAAGAGATTGATTTTGTTAAGACATTAGATAGGTCAAATAAAGCAAGATTAGATTTCCCTGAATACAGTTTATTTAAGCTAGATGAGGGAGAAGCTGTACTAGCTAAAAAATATGATTTCTTTGGAAATGATCTCTCTTCTTATATCACATATTGTGCTATTACCAACCAATTTATCAACTGTAAACTAGTTTCGAATAATAGAATGTCAACCTTAATTTTTAAATATGGAGAGATTCAAAAGGGATTGAAAGAATATTGTAATAACTACTACTTCAAAGATGATAGAAGAATGCCAATATATTATTTTTATAATGATGCTCAATTTTATAATATATTCAGAGATGATTTATTCAATAACTTTCAACTTATATTCCAAACTTCTAGTGGACAAAAGCTACCTTTAAAGAAGAATGGAACAGCTAGTCACAATAAACAATTTGAATTACAACTACTTAGCCTTGTACAACATTTTGGTTACCCCAATAATCCAGTGAATAAGTATAAGTATTTTAAAGATGGAGAGCTTCATGATGGACTATATGATAGAAGCCAATATTTCCTTGAAGGTTTAGCTCATGCTGAAAGAATAAATATTGATGATGTTCAGGACAACCCATTAGCTACTAGAAGACTTAAAGCATTCAAATTTTTATCTTTTCTAAGGCAACAAATAATCAGTTCACAACAAACTATTACTACAGCTCAACAGGGCACATTTCAATTTGTATTAAATAAACCTGATGCTGATTTTATCCCACAAGACAGAATAGAAGAGTTTAGAGAAATGCTAAAGCATTTCCTAGAAGAAGATGAGATATTGGCAAAATATGATTTTAAAACTAGAATTGTAAAAAAAGAAGAAAACAAACAAATTGAATCTCTATATTGTATTATGATAGAAGATTTATTTAAAACTGAAAGTTATAGAGAAGCTTTTGGAGAGAGAAGAAATGGTAAAAAAATTCTTCACATTAAACCTATTCCTAGTTATGGAGTAGTAGATTATGTTTCCTTGCCTGATTATGACTATGAATCTTTACCTGAAGGTTTTTTTGAGGTAAATGCACTTTCTGAGGAAGAAGTAAAAAATATAACAGAACAGATAAGAAGAAATTAA
- a CDS encoding metallophosphoesterase codes for MGRILITSDNHGALKAVKQVLERCQFNPDEDLLINLGDVVDRGTESAELVQFYIELSEECLFKPLFIKGNHDVFCHEWLKGGIPKMEWLMQGGKSTVESYINTGYINEESHLNFFNEMFYFYIDTKNRGYVHAGFTSHDGLGNERFPKNYYWDRSLWSLANTEHNTFNVETRMEIFNAHEELFIGHTPTLILNETVPIKRCNIWNLDTGAGYAEGRLTIMDANSKEIWQSDIIEELYPDTNESS; via the coding sequence ATGGGAAGAATACTTATAACTTCTGATAATCACGGAGCTTTAAAAGCTGTAAAGCAAGTTTTGGAAAGATGTCAATTCAATCCAGATGAAGATTTATTAATAAACTTAGGAGATGTTGTTGATAGAGGCACTGAAAGTGCTGAATTGGTTCAGTTTTACATAGAACTTTCAGAGGAATGTTTATTCAAGCCTTTATTCATTAAAGGGAATCATGATGTATTCTGCCATGAATGGTTAAAAGGGGGAATCCCAAAAATGGAATGGCTAATGCAGGGAGGTAAATCTACTGTAGAATCCTATATCAATACAGGATATATCAATGAAGAATCTCATTTGAACTTCTTCAATGAAATGTTTTATTTCTATATTGACACTAAGAACAGAGGATATGTTCACGCAGGTTTCACTTCTCATGATGGTCTAGGGAATGAAAGATTTCCTAAGAATTATTATTGGGATAGAAGCCTGTGGTCATTGGCTAATACAGAGCATAATACTTTTAATGTTGAGACTAGAATGGAAATATTTAATGCTCATGAGGAACTTTTTATAGGTCATACCCCTACACTTATCCTAAATGAGACTGTACCTATTAAAAGATGTAACATTTGGAATCTAGATACAGGAGCTGGTTATGCTGAAGGAAGGCTTACTATTATGGATGCTAACTCCAAAGAAATATGGCAAAGTGATATTATAGAAGAGTTATATCCTGACACAAATGAAAGTAGTTAA
- a CDS encoding helix-turn-helix domain-containing protein has product MDKPELQKLVGRKIKELREQEGLTQLQLTVKIVELGGKMDATNISRIESGRTNISLHQLYRIGKALDIPMKNFLDIEDLAIYDL; this is encoded by the coding sequence ATGGATAAGCCAGAACTTCAAAAGTTAGTAGGTAGGAAAATTAAAGAGCTTAGAGAGCAAGAGGGTTTAACTCAACTACAATTAACTGTAAAGATTGTTGAGTTGGGTGGGAAAATGGATGCTACCAATATTTCTCGCATAGAATCTGGAAGAACCAATATTAGCCTCCATCAGCTTTATAGGATTGGTAAGGCATTAGATATCCCAATGAAAAACTTTTTGGATATAGAAGATTTGGCTATTTATGATCTCTAG
- a CDS encoding DUF3871 family protein — MDTINKIKPATLEEAFDIPKSGNIIEKDYSTMKLRNVSKKPIRDLFLADNGDFEDAEIFYPSRMNEEPKPETSNVVQAFLMPNSKVQTISHTPTVLVESVENQPSPFILANTSEVTLHHLQSDCIIPVFSKDNEKTIAHQEFIECVMSAVGKVFPHHSISNPEIRVSHQIKGRTPSAIYKPVKELLEHEKTIYYERMAFIIKVPSVTDIVNGNKLSLTIGGIRSYNQENLYSKKSLEKFKFFIGFQNQVCMNLSVSTDGFLEDMRVSNARELYTKALETMQSYNAELHLMEMKELTYDSLSEHQFAQLIGKSRLYQHLPKSEKQNIPLLNFNDSHINTMAKDYYEDNNFCRQADGRINLWDVYNLFTQANKSSYIDTFLDRNLNAFEFSKGIQKTLNGNSDYHWFLS; from the coding sequence ATGGACACCATTAATAAAATTAAACCTGCTACTTTAGAAGAAGCATTTGATATTCCAAAAAGTGGCAACATAATAGAGAAAGATTACAGCACAATGAAATTAAGAAATGTATCAAAGAAACCTATCAGAGATTTATTCCTAGCTGATAATGGAGATTTTGAAGATGCTGAAATATTCTATCCCAGCAGAATGAATGAAGAACCAAAGCCTGAAACTTCAAATGTAGTTCAGGCTTTTTTAATGCCTAATTCTAAAGTGCAGACTATATCTCATACTCCTACTGTTCTAGTTGAAAGTGTAGAGAATCAGCCCAGCCCCTTTATCCTAGCTAATACATCAGAAGTCACACTACATCATTTACAGAGTGATTGTATTATTCCTGTATTTTCTAAGGATAATGAGAAGACAATAGCCCATCAGGAATTTATAGAATGTGTCATGAGTGCTGTAGGCAAGGTATTTCCACATCATAGTATCAGTAACCCAGAAATCAGGGTTTCTCACCAAATCAAAGGCAGAACTCCAAGTGCAATATATAAGCCTGTTAAAGAGTTATTAGAGCACGAAAAGACTATTTACTATGAGAGAATGGCATTCATTATTAAAGTTCCAAGTGTCACAGATATTGTGAATGGTAATAAGCTTTCTCTTACTATTGGTGGGATCAGAAGTTACAATCAGGAAAATTTATATTCAAAAAAGTCATTAGAAAAGTTTAAGTTCTTTATTGGATTCCAGAACCAAGTCTGCATGAATCTGTCTGTATCAACAGATGGATTCCTTGAAGATATGAGAGTTTCCAATGCTCGTGAATTATACACTAAGGCACTAGAGACCATGCAGAGCTATAATGCTGAACTTCATCTAATGGAAATGAAAGAGCTTACTTATGATTCATTATCTGAACATCAGTTTGCTCAGCTTATAGGAAAAAGTAGACTCTATCAACATCTACCTAAGTCTGAGAAACAGAATATTCCTCTACTGAACTTTAATGACAGCCATATTAATACTATGGCAAAAGATTATTATGAAGATAATAACTTTTGTAGACAAGCAGATGGAAGAATTAACCTATGGGATGTTTACAATCTCTTTACACAAGCTAATAAGAGCAGTTACATAGATACTTTCCTAGATAGAAATTTGAATGCTTTTGAATTTTCAAAGGGTATTCAGAAAACACTCAATGGTAATTCTGATTATCATTGGTTTTTGAGTTGA
- a CDS encoding site-specific integrase, whose protein sequence is MNTISILFVLDKAKTNTKGLAPLRCRITYLGERKPFATGLFINPKHWDSKQQKAKPLNEENNYVNNQLSLIKNKINQAFLLLQLQDESFEVDDIYKQYKGETLVKDYSLLEYYKLYLERLKKLIGIDIKQPTYDKFEYIKDDLEEFIQLKFKKSDIKLKDLDFDFITEFEYYSKTELKHSQITINKAIQRIKKVVKKALSQKHIESNPFEEHTPKKVHPKIVFLTQEELDKLESHIFQSETLNKIKDCYLFCCYTGLAYKEMFELRKEDLITKPDGISWIYKEREKTNRTFSVPLILPKALEVMEKYSSESEYILPRVSNQYFNRLLKEIASALEISKNLTHHTARKTFASTVLLSNDIPIEVISKLLGHSKITTTQDYYADVMPEKLSEQLKKLKSKIM, encoded by the coding sequence ATGAACACTATAAGCATACTCTTTGTATTAGACAAAGCAAAGACAAACACTAAAGGTTTAGCCCCATTAAGATGTAGAATTACATACTTAGGAGAAAGGAAACCATTTGCTACAGGATTATTTATAAATCCTAAGCACTGGGATAGTAAACAGCAGAAAGCCAAACCACTCAATGAGGAAAACAATTATGTCAACAACCAATTAAGCCTGATTAAGAATAAGATTAATCAGGCTTTTCTATTACTCCAACTCCAAGATGAGAGCTTTGAAGTAGATGATATTTACAAACAATACAAGGGAGAGACTTTAGTTAAAGATTATTCTTTACTTGAATATTACAAGCTCTATCTTGAAAGGCTTAAAAAACTTATAGGGATTGATATTAAACAACCCACCTATGATAAGTTTGAATACATCAAAGATGATCTGGAAGAGTTTATACAACTCAAATTCAAAAAATCAGATATAAAACTAAAGGATTTAGATTTTGACTTCATTACAGAGTTTGAGTATTATTCTAAAACTGAACTTAAACATAGTCAGATTACCATTAATAAAGCTATTCAGAGAATTAAGAAAGTAGTTAAGAAAGCTTTATCACAGAAGCATATAGAATCCAATCCTTTTGAAGAACATACACCTAAAAAAGTTCATCCTAAGATTGTATTCTTGACACAAGAGGAATTAGATAAACTTGAAAGTCATATATTCCAGTCTGAAACACTTAATAAGATTAAAGACTGTTATTTATTCTGCTGTTATACAGGACTTGCTTATAAGGAGATGTTTGAACTTAGGAAAGAAGATTTAATTACTAAACCTGATGGAATCAGTTGGATTTATAAGGAAAGAGAAAAGACAAACAGAACCTTTTCTGTACCTCTGATACTTCCAAAAGCTCTTGAAGTAATGGAAAAGTATTCTTCTGAAAGTGAATATATTTTACCCAGAGTAAGCAATCAATATTTCAACAGGTTGCTAAAGGAAATAGCTTCTGCATTGGAAATCTCTAAAAATCTTACTCATCATACCGCAAGAAAGACATTTGCCTCTACAGTCTTATTGAGTAATGATATACCTATAGAAGTCATATCTAAACTTTTAGGTCATTCCAAGATTACTACTACACAAGATTATTACGCTGATGTAATGCCTGAGAAACTGAGTGAGCAACTTAAGAAGCTGAAAAGTAAGATAATGTGA
- a CDS encoding AAA family ATPase has translation MQLRQSERKQAKIKMALQGSAGSGKTYSSLLIAQGLTNGDLSKVAIIDTENGSADLYAHLGNYNVVSLKPPFTPQQYVDAIDLCENSGMNVIILDSISHCWDHLLDYHSSLAGNSFTNWAKIKPLEKLFVDKILQCNAHVIATMRTKQDYVLNQKDGKFIPEKVGLKAVQRDGLDYEFTLVFDIDIKHFAVSSKDRTELFMGKPEFKISTATGKQILEWCNSGSKIDPTQSFVTSPTGRNSMPKIDPKDAFECTPSQNLMDATEQEVYETIQNCNSVTELLALYRQFPQYQESLKPDYEAKKAFLIQLSNPQNFSTNGHH, from the coding sequence ATGCAATTAAGACAATCAGAAAGGAAGCAAGCCAAGATTAAAATGGCTTTACAAGGAAGTGCAGGAAGTGGGAAAACCTATTCCTCATTACTCATAGCACAAGGACTTACAAATGGAGACTTATCCAAAGTAGCCATTATTGACACAGAAAATGGAAGTGCAGATTTGTATGCACATTTAGGAAACTATAATGTAGTTTCATTAAAACCTCCATTTACACCACAGCAGTATGTTGATGCTATAGATCTCTGTGAGAATTCAGGCATGAATGTGATTATTTTGGATAGTATCTCTCACTGCTGGGATCATCTTTTAGACTATCATAGTTCATTAGCAGGCAACAGCTTCACAAACTGGGCTAAAATCAAACCATTAGAAAAGCTCTTTGTAGACAAAATATTACAGTGTAATGCTCATGTAATAGCTACTATGAGAACAAAGCAGGATTATGTACTCAATCAGAAAGATGGTAAATTTATTCCTGAGAAAGTAGGATTGAAAGCTGTTCAGAGAGATGGTTTGGACTATGAATTTACTTTGGTATTTGACATAGATATTAAGCATTTTGCTGTATCTAGTAAAGACAGGACTGAGCTATTCATGGGGAAACCAGAGTTTAAGATTTCAACTGCTACAGGAAAACAAATCTTAGAATGGTGTAATTCAGGTTCAAAAATTGATCCTACACAAAGCTTTGTCACAAGTCCTACAGGAAGAAACTCTATGCCTAAAATAGACCCAAAAGATGCTTTTGAGTGTACTCCTAGCCAGAACCTAATGGATGCTACAGAACAGGAAGTATATGAAACTATTCAGAACTGCAACTCTGTAACAGAACTGTTAGCCTTATATAGACAGTTCCCTCAATATCAGGAAAGTTTAAAACCTGATTATGAAGCTAAGAAAGCATTTTTAATTCAATTATCTAACCCACAAAATTTTTCAACCAATGGACACCATTAA
- a CDS encoding S41 family peptidase, producing MKKKIISLLAAFAIIHISAQKSYFLSSPSLSPDGKTTYFAYDGDIWKVDSNGGNASRITALEGEEINPRVSPDGKWLAFSSNQYGNYDVYTIPIEGGNIKQLTFHTGKDEMESWGWDSKTIYFTSNRNNNFGSFKTTIEGKTPQKIFNNYFNNTSGLAETPAGEYLFTSSPESANQVHRKRYKGENNPDILGYNPKNSSFKQYTSYEGKDFNPSVDKNGIIYFISDENNNEYNLYKIENGTKTPLTQFDTSIKKPFVSANGSKVIFEKNYQLYIYDVAAKSTKVLDINLNTNKTLEKEQNFSIENNISYYDVSPDGKKMAFVSRGVLFVSDIEGKFAHQISDGKERVMEAKWLKDNRTLLFSQTDKGYQNWFTVAADGKGQQKQLTHDLRNNRNITFNSDLSKAVYLSGRDEVRLMDLKSFASTTIVKDEIWAFQNPKPSFSPNNEYVLFSAKRDFELDIFIYNVKKGQTINLTNTGVSEEDPFWSPGGKYIYFASDRTNPSYPLGMQKSNIYRMALDWFDEPYKSEKFDTLFTEEKKETKPAETAKAGKEKKEEDKEKEKKEEKEPVVKELKINPENTLERIELVTDRYGNQEDPVVFADDKKEILLFNSNQDNGKNQLFKKVYTDFEPAKSEKIFDKAANNITKNDKNIFALIEGNIYKMTLATLKPEKIAIQYTFDKDLASEFNQMYDEAWTGVEENFYDEKFHGVNWKAKKEQYAQYLPYVNNRNDLRILLNDLLGELNSSHTGFSSTGKEETRFLNYFTNETGIIFKKDQPYTVESILRKSPAFRSGVDIKQGDVLTAVNGKSIDSNENRETYFTSPKKQDELTLSFSRSGKNITTKIHPISNTELKALLYDDWIFNNRQRVNELSNNRIAYSYMKNMSTDELDRFLLDMVEQENKKDAVILDLRYNTGGNVHDKVLNFLAQKPYLQWKYREGKMTTQPNFAPSGKPIVLLINEGSLSDAEMTAAGFKALKLGKIIGQETYRWIIFTSGKSLVDGSYYRLPAWGTYTLDGQNLEKTGVKPDIYVKNTFMDRQQGNDPQLERAIQEILKEVKK from the coding sequence ATGAAGAAAAAAATCATTTCGCTATTAGCAGCTTTTGCTATCATTCACATTTCAGCTCAAAAATCTTATTTTTTATCAAGTCCTTCATTGAGTCCGGACGGGAAAACAACCTATTTTGCCTATGATGGAGATATCTGGAAAGTAGACTCCAATGGTGGCAATGCATCTAGGATCACGGCTTTGGAAGGGGAAGAAATTAATCCCCGGGTTTCTCCGGATGGAAAATGGCTGGCGTTCAGCTCCAATCAATACGGTAATTATGATGTTTACACAATTCCTATAGAAGGCGGAAACATTAAGCAGCTGACTTTCCATACCGGGAAGGACGAAATGGAAAGCTGGGGATGGGATAGCAAAACCATTTATTTTACCTCAAACAGAAATAATAATTTTGGCAGCTTTAAAACAACTATTGAAGGAAAAACTCCACAAAAAATTTTCAACAATTATTTCAACAATACCAGCGGGCTTGCTGAAACTCCGGCTGGCGAATATCTTTTTACAAGCTCCCCCGAAAGTGCCAATCAGGTTCATCGCAAACGTTATAAAGGGGAAAACAATCCAGACATCTTAGGATATAATCCAAAGAATAGTTCTTTCAAACAATATACCAGCTACGAAGGAAAAGATTTCAACCCAAGCGTGGATAAAAATGGCATTATTTATTTTATCTCCGATGAAAATAATAATGAATATAATCTTTATAAAATTGAAAATGGTACAAAGACTCCTTTAACTCAATTTGACACTTCTATAAAAAAGCCTTTTGTTTCTGCAAACGGATCTAAAGTAATATTTGAAAAAAATTATCAGCTTTATATTTATGATGTAGCTGCAAAAAGCACAAAAGTTCTTGATATCAACCTTAACACCAATAAAACTTTAGAAAAAGAACAGAACTTTAGCATTGAGAATAATATATCCTACTATGACGTGTCACCAGATGGTAAAAAAATGGCGTTTGTAAGCCGCGGTGTTTTGTTTGTTTCTGATATTGAAGGAAAGTTTGCCCATCAGATTTCCGATGGAAAAGAGCGTGTAATGGAGGCAAAATGGTTAAAAGACAATCGTACATTGCTTTTCAGCCAGACCGACAAGGGATATCAGAATTGGTTTACTGTTGCTGCAGACGGAAAAGGCCAGCAAAAACAATTAACCCATGATTTGCGCAACAATCGCAATATTACCTTTAACAGTGACCTTTCAAAAGCGGTATACCTGAGCGGCCGCGATGAAGTAAGATTAATGGATTTAAAAAGTTTCGCCTCAACAACAATTGTAAAAGATGAAATCTGGGCCTTTCAAAACCCTAAACCGTCTTTTTCTCCCAATAATGAGTATGTCCTTTTCTCAGCCAAAAGAGATTTTGAACTGGACATTTTCATTTATAATGTCAAAAAAGGTCAGACTATAAACCTTACCAACACGGGAGTTTCAGAAGAAGATCCTTTTTGGTCTCCGGGTGGTAAGTATATTTATTTTGCAAGCGACAGAACCAATCCCTCCTACCCTTTAGGAATGCAAAAATCCAATATTTACAGGATGGCTCTTGACTGGTTTGACGAGCCTTATAAATCTGAAAAATTTGATACTCTTTTTACTGAAGAAAAGAAAGAAACAAAACCTGCAGAAACGGCGAAAGCCGGTAAAGAAAAAAAAGAAGAAGACAAAGAGAAAGAGAAAAAAGAGGAAAAAGAACCTGTAGTAAAAGAACTGAAAATCAATCCTGAAAATACGCTGGAAAGGATTGAATTGGTTACCGACCGATACGGAAATCAGGAGGATCCGGTAGTTTTTGCTGATGACAAAAAAGAAATTCTTTTATTTAATTCAAATCAGGATAACGGGAAAAATCAGTTATTTAAGAAAGTATATACAGATTTTGAACCCGCAAAATCGGAAAAAATCTTTGATAAGGCAGCCAATAACATTACTAAAAATGACAAAAATATTTTTGCATTAATAGAAGGCAATATTTATAAAATGACGCTAGCTACCCTGAAACCTGAGAAAATAGCCATTCAATATACCTTCGATAAAGATTTAGCTTCAGAATTCAACCAGATGTATGATGAAGCCTGGACGGGTGTAGAGGAGAACTTTTATGATGAAAAATTCCATGGTGTCAACTGGAAAGCAAAAAAGGAACAATACGCTCAATATCTTCCATATGTAAATAACAGAAATGACCTTCGCATCTTACTAAATGATCTTTTGGGAGAACTCAATTCTTCACATACGGGATTTTCTTCAACAGGAAAAGAGGAAACCAGATTCCTAAATTATTTTACCAATGAAACCGGAATCATCTTTAAAAAGGATCAACCTTATACTGTTGAAAGCATTCTTCGAAAATCTCCGGCGTTCCGTTCTGGTGTAGATATTAAACAAGGAGATGTACTGACTGCCGTTAACGGAAAGAGTATTGATTCCAATGAAAATCGTGAAACCTATTTCACAAGTCCTAAAAAACAGGATGAACTTACTCTTAGTTTCAGTCGTAGTGGCAAAAATATAACCACTAAAATACACCCGATCTCAAATACAGAATTAAAAGCATTATTGTACGATGATTGGATTTTTAATAACCGACAGCGCGTTAATGAACTAAGCAACAACCGTATCGCCTATTCATACATGAAAAACATGTCTACCGATGAATTGGATCGCTTTCTTTTAGATATGGTGGAACAGGAAAACAAAAAAGATGCAGTTATTCTCGATTTACGGTACAACACAGGAGGAAATGTTCATGACAAGGTATTAAACTTCCTTGCCCAAAAACCTTATTTACAATGGAAATACCGTGAAGGGAAAATGACTACACAACCTAACTTTGCTCCTTCCGGAAAACCTATTGTTCTTTTGATTAATGAAGGGTCTTTAAGTGATGCCGAAATGACTGCTGCCGGTTTCAAAGCTCTGAAATTGGGAAAAATTATCGGGCAGGAAACTTATCGCTGGATTATCTTTACTTCAGGAAAAAGCCTTGTAGATGGTTCTTATTATAGGCTTCCGGCATGGGGAACTTATACTCTGGACGGTCAGAATCTTGAAAAAACAGGTGTAAAACCTGACATTTACGTTAAAAATACGTTTATGGACAGACAGCAGGGAAATGATCCTCAACTGGAACGAGCCATTCAGGAAATACTAAAAGAAGTAAAGAAATAA